The following DNA comes from Corallococcus silvisoli.
TCAAGAGTGGCAATGGTGTCGTCGCGGAGAGCGAGCCGTCCGTTCCGGCGGGGCCGCTGCGCACGAACTTCGCGGAGACGGCGTTCTGGATTCCGCAGCTGCTCACCGGGCCGGAGGGAACGGCGGTGTTGGAGTTCACGGTGCCGGACTCCGTGACGGCGTGGGACGTCTGGGTGCATGCGTTCACGCGCGACCTGCGCGGGGGCTCCACCCAGCGCTCCACCCGCAGCGTGAAGGAGCTGATGGTGCGTCCCTACCTGCCGCGCTTCCTGCGCGAAGGCGACCGGGCGGAGCTGGAGGTCGTGGTGAACAACGCGGGGACGCAGCCGCAGCAGGGGCAGCTCACGCTCGACATCGTGGACCCGGACACGCAGAAGAGCCTGCTCGCGGACTTCGGCGTGAAGACGGCCGCGCAGGCCTTCACGGTGGCGGCGGGGAAGGGCACGCCTCTGCGCTTCCCCATCACCACGCCCGCGCGCGTGGGCCCGGTGGCCTTCCGTGTCGTCGCGAAGACGGGCAACTTCAGTGACGGAGAGCTGCGGCCGTTGCCGGTGCTTCCCGGCCGGATGCATCTGTCCCAGTCGCGCTTCGTGACGCTGCGCGACCAGGACCGCAAGACGCTGACGTTCGACGACCTGAAGCGCGCGGATGACCCCACGCGGGTGAACGAGCAGCTGGTCGTGACGGTGGACGCGCAGCTCTTCTACTCGGTGCTCCAGTCGCTGCCGTACCTGGTGAACTACCCCTACGAGTGCACGGAGCAGACGCTCAACCGCTTCGTGTCCACCGGCATCGTCTCCAGTCTCTTCCTCAAGTACCCGTCGGTGGCGAAGGTGGCCCAGGACCTGAGCCAGCGGTCCACGCGCTACGAGACCTGGGACAGCGTGGATCCGAACCGGAAGATGTCGCTGGAGGAGACGCCCTGGCTCAACATGGCCAAGGGAGGCGCCGAGGCCCCGGACGACCTGGTCCGCGTGTTGGACCCACGGGTGGCCGAGGCGAACCGGCTGTCGTCGCAGCAGAAGCTGGCCAAGGCCCAGAACGCGGATGGCGGCTTCCCCTGGTGGCCGGGCGGCCCGTCCTCGCCGTACATGACGCTCTACCTCCTCCACGGCCTGTCGCGCGCGATGGAGCACGGCGTGGACGTGTCACCCGAGCTGACGAAGCAGGCCTGGGGCTACCTGTCGACGCACTTCCGCGAGGAGTACGCGAGCCGGCTGATGAAGAAGAACCTGGGCTGGGAGTTCCTGACGTTCCTCAACTTCGTGGCGTCGTCGTACCCTGATGCGCGCTACACGGGCGAGGCGCTCACCGCCGCCGAGCGCCAGCGCGTGCTCGACTTCTCCTTCAAGCACTGGAAGGAGCACTCGCCGTTCCTCAAGGGCTACCTGGCGCTCACGCTGCACCGGGCGAAGCGCACGAAGGACGCGCTGAAGGTCTGGGACAGCGTGATGGACTCCGCGAAGACGACGGCGGACCAGGGCACGTTCTGGGCGCCGGAGGACCGCGGCTGGCTCTGGTACAACGACACCACGGAGACGCAGGCCTTCGCGCTGCGCACGCTGTCGGAGCTTCGTCCGAAGGATCCGCGCCGAGCGGGGCTGGCGCAGTGGCTGTTCCTGGACAAGAAGCTGGGGCACTGGAAGTCCACGCGCGCCACGGCGGAGGCGCTCTACGCGCTGGTGAACTACCTGCAGGCGGAGGGCTCGCTGGGCGTGACCGAGGAGCTGAAGGTGACGGTGGGCTCGAAGGTCGTGCCCATGCGCTTCCCGCCGGAGATCTACACGGGCAAGAAGAACCAGGTGGTGCTCACCGGTCCGGAGGTGAAGCCGGACACGGCGACCACGGTGGTGGAGAAGACGACGCCGGGCTTCGCGTTCGCGTCCGCGACATGGCACTTCTCCACGGAGGAGCTGCCGAAGGAGGAGCGCGGCGACTTCTTCCAGGTGTCACGCCGCTACTTCGTGCGCGTCCGCGAAGGCAGTCAGACGCTGCTGCGCCCGCTGGCGGAGGGCGCGAAGCTCCAGCCCGGTGACGAGGTGGAGGTGCAGCTGTCGCTGCGCACGAAGCACGCCGCGGAGTACGTGCACCTGCGCGACCCGCGCGCCGCGGGCCTGGAGCCGGAGAGCGCCCAGTCCCGCCACAAGTGGGACCTGGGCATCGTCTGGTACGAGGAGACGCGCGACTCGGGGACGAACTTCTTCTTCGAAGCGCTCCCGGCCGGTGAGTACACCTTCAAGTACCGGCTGCGCGCCAACCTCGCGGGCACCTTCCGTGTGGGGCCCGCGACGGTTCAGTCCATGTACGCGCCGGAGTTCACCGCGTACTCCACGGGTGCGGTGCTCACGGTGGACAAGGCGCCGTAGGACCCAGCGGGGCAGGGGGCCGGCGTCCCTTCGGGATGCGGGTCCCCCGGCTCCCGCCTCCGTGGCGAAGGACGTGCCCGGGGCGGGCTGGGCTGGCATCCCTTCGGGATGCGGGTCCCCTGGCTCCGGTGCTTCAACCGGGTCGCCAGGGGCGTGAGGTATTTGCGGTGCTGGGGGGATTGCCGCCGCGCGGAACGTCGTGTCGGTGGCTGGCGCGTGAGGGCCGTCGCGGGGCAGGCGCCCCGCTCTGGCCTACTCGGCGCAGGTGGCTGCTTCGTCGGTTGGATGCAGCGTGGCGATGCCGTAGGTGCCGTTGCGCGTGCCGCACCAGATGCGCCAGTTGCCGCCGCCGATGTCCGGCGCGGAGTAGACGCCGCCCTCTTTCTTTGCCCCGCCGCGAGCGCAGCAGCGCGCGAACGCGCGGGTCCCGATGGCGGCGATGGAGACGGCGTCCTGCGACGTGGAGAAGCCGCCCAGCCGCTTCACTCCACAGGACCAGGGGGACAGTCCCTTGAAGCGGATGGCGTACTGCGCCCCTTGAATGGCCTGCTCGCCCTTGCCGGGGCCCTGGTAGCAGACCTTGCCCTCCGCCTCGAGCTGGGCGTAGCGCGGGAGGAAGTGGAGTCCGCCAATCGGGCCGCGCTGCCAGTCATCGCCGCAGAAGACGTGGGTGAAGGCGTTGCGCGGGCCCGTGCTCACCCAGAGGCTGGTGAGCCATTCCAGGTTCGCCTGCCGCGAGCCCGTCCCCGGCCGTCCCGCGGCGGACAGCGCCCGCTGCACGCGCGCATCGTCATAGTGCCTGGCGAAGAAGCGCTGCACGTCCCCGGCGCTCACGCTGGCGTCGGGGCGCGCGGGGCACAGGTCCAGCACCTCGCGGTCCAGCGCGGACAGCGCTGGGGCCTTGGCGAACAAGGGGGCGTTGTCGCAGGTGCTCGCGCAGGCCTCCGCATCACCTGGGGCAGCGGCCGCGACACGGCCCGCGGGGGCGCGAACCTCGACGCTGCTCTCGCTCGACGGGGAGCCTGCCTCCTGCTCGGTCCCGGCGATGCCCGCGCCGGCCCCGCTCCCCAGCTGCTTCACCACGGCGGACAAGGCCACGCCGCCGCCTCGGGCCGCCTGCTGCTGGCGCGTGTTCGCGTGGTCGGCGCTGACGAGGGCGTCCGTGCCGGGGGCCTTCTGGACCGCCTCCGTGGGCGTGCCATCGCAGAGCACCCATCCTTCGGCCTTGGGTCCCTGGAGCTTGCACCACGCCCGGGCGGGCCCTCCCTTCTTCACGAGCGGATAGGAGACGCCGGGCTCCACGGCGAAGACGACCTTGGAGGACTCGGGCTGCTCGACCGCGTCCACGGGCTCGTCGGAGACGAAGACGCCGCTGCCCGCGAGCACGGTGGGCGGCATCGAGAGGGCCAGGAAGAAGCAGGCGAGCGACCCGGAGAGGCGCATGGTGCGCCGGACTCTAACAGGGGGGCTTGAAGCCCGCTGTTCCCCGGTTGCGTCCGACGTCGCGCCGGAGAATAAGAGCGCCCGATATGAAACCGATGAATTTCCGAGGCCGCTGGGTGCTCATCACCGGTGCATCGTCCGGTCTGGGGCTGGAGATGGCCCGCCTGCTCGCGAAGGAGCACTGCGCCCACATCATCGCCGTCGCCCGTCGCGAGGACCGGCTCACCGCGCTCAAGGCGGAGCTGGAGGCCGCGCATGGCGTGCAGGTGCTGCCCCTGGCCGCGGACCTCTCCCGGCCCGGTGAGCCCGCGCGCGTGTTCGAGGCCGCCATGGCCGGGCGCACCGTGGACGGGGTCATCCTCAACGCGGGCGTCACCTTCTACGGCATGGCGCTGGAGCAGCAGCCCGAGTCCTTCGACGCGATGCTCGCCACCAACATCACCAGCGTGGTGCGCCTGTCGCAGCTCTTCGCCGCGGACTTCGTGCGGCGGGGCAATGGCGGTGCGCTGATGCTGGTCGGCAGCATGGCGGGCTTCTCGCCGTTGCCGTACCAGACGGCCTACGCGGCGACGAAGTCGTTCATCATCAGCTTCGGGCGCGGGCTGGCCCATGAGCTGCGCAAGGCCGGCGTCTCCGTCACCGTCTTCGCGCCCGGGGGCATCGCCACGGAGATGCTGTCGCTGTCGGGGCTGGACCGGAAGTTCAAGGCGGGCGACCTGGGCATCATGTCCGCGGAGGCCTGCGCGCGCATCGCCGTGGAGGCCTTCGTGCGGCGCCGCGAGCTCGCCGTGCCCGGCGTCCTCAACCGCTTCCTCGCCCTGATGATGAAGCTGCTCCCCCATGCCCTCATCGTCGGGCGCTCCGCCGCGCTGTACGAAGGCGGACTCCCGAAGGGCCCCCCCGCGCCCTGATTCAGGGCGCGGGCGGTCCGTCGTCGCGACTCAGGCCAGCTTCACCCGCGCCGCCTTCAGCTTGCCCACCTGCACGGTGTACTCGCCGGCCCCCAGCTCCGCCTTGGGGTCGGTGACCTTCTCGCCGTTCACCCGGACGCCGCCCTGGGCCATCAGCTTGCGCGCCTCGGTGGCGGAGGCCACGAGCTTCGTCTCCGGCAGCAGCTTCGTCACCGGCAGCTTCTCCGCGCCCGCGAGCGAGACCTCCACCAGGGGCAGCTCCTCCGCCGACAGCTCTTTCTTGGCGAAGCGCTTCTCGAAGTCCTCCGCGGCCTTGCGCCCGGCCTCCTCGCCCTGGAAGCGCGAGGCCATCTCCTGCGCGAAGGCGACCTTGGCGGCCTTGGGGTGGGCCGCGCCGGAGCGCGTGCGCTCCTCCAGCTCCAGCACCTGCTTGAGCGGCATCGACGACAGGAGCTTGTAGTACCGCCACATCAGGTCGTCGGTGATGCTCATCAGCTTGCCGAAGATGCTGTCCGCCGGCTCGTCGATGCCCACGTAGTTGTCCAGGCTCTTGGACATCTTGTCGCCGGTGATGACGCCGTCCACCAGCTTCGCGTCCAGGCCCTCCAGGATGGGGCCCGTCATGATGACCTGTGGCTCCAGGCCCTCGTCCTTCATCAGCTGCCGGCCCACCAGCAGGTTGAAGAGCTGATCCGTCGCGCCCAGCTCCACGTCCGCCTTCAGCGCCACGGAGTCCCAGCCCTGGAGCAGGGGGTAGAGGAACTCATGCAGCGAGATGGAGCGGTTCTCCCGGTAGCGCTTCTTGAAGTCGTCGCGCTCCAGCATGCGCTGCACGGAGTAGCGCGCCGCCAGGCGGATCATCCCCTCGGTGCCCAGCGCGTCGAGCCACTCCGAGTTGAACTTCACCACCGTCTTGTCCGGGTCCAGGACCTTGAAGACCTGCTGCTTGTACGTCTCCGAGTTGACCTTCACCTCGTCGCGGGTGAGGGCGGGCCGGGTCGCGTTCTTGCCGGTGGGGTCGCCGATGAGGGCGGTGAAGTCACCGATGAGGAACACCACCGTGTGCCCGAACTCCTGGAAGCGCCGCATGCGCGTGAGCAGCAGCGAGTGGCCCAGGTGCAGGTCGGGACGGCTGGGGTCGAAGCCCGCCTTGATGACGAGCGGCTTGCCCTTGTCATACGAGCGCTGGAGCTTCTTCTTGAGGTCCTCCGGCACCTGGAGGTCCACGGTGCCGCGAGTGACTTCTTCATACTGCTCTTCGGGGGTCGCCTTGCGCAGTGCGTCCGGGTTCATGGCGCCGCGGACACTAGCCCAGAAACGACGACGGGCAGGGCCGGACTTGGGGTCCGCGCTCCGCCCGTGGAAGGTCCCTCTGGTCGCCTGAGGCTCAGGTGTCCAGGAAGTCGAAGCTGCGCCACAGCCCGCGCAGCGCCTCCATCTCCGTGACGATCTGGTCCATGTCCACGTCGTCGCTCGTCGTGGGCAGGTCCCGGACGATCTGGTCGCTGAACGCCAGACCGACCCGCCGGCTGCGCGGGCTGGCCGCCTTGAGGGTGGCGTCGTAGTAGCCCCCTCCGCGACCCAGCCGCTTGCCGTCCCGGCTGAAGCCCAGACCGGGCACCACGAACAGGTCGATCTGGTCCACGCCAATCAGGTCCGAGGAGTTGCTGGGCTCCCGGACGCCGAGGCGCCCCGGCTCCAGCTCGCTCTCCGACTTGATGGCCCGGAACGCCAGGATGCGCCCATGCACATGGGACAGCGGATAGCAGACGATCTTCTCGTCCTGCAGGGCCGCGATGAGGATGTCCCGGGTGGGGACCTCGCCCCGGATGGGGGCGTAGAGGGCCACCGTCCGTGCCTTCTGATAGTAGGGCGATGCCAGGAATCGAGACTGGACCTTCAGGCCCCGCTCGTCGATGAGGTCGTTGGTCATCGCCTTGCGGCGCGCCGTCAGCTCCTCACGAAGCGTTACCTTCTTCTCCGCCGCCGCCGCCGTATCCACCGCCGTCTCGCTCACCGCCGCCGCTCCAAAGAAAGAGTCCCCCGCCGAGCCGTGTGTCCAGCATCCATTGAACCCTTGAAAGCCAGGTGGGGACCGAAATCATGTCACCGCAGGCTTCCCTCATCCCCGGAAGGGGGAGGGCTTGCACATGGCGACCGAAACGGACCCCGGAATGGACGTATCGGTTCGAATTTCTGCTGGGCATCACGCACCCCGCAGGGAACAGACCTTTTACCGCTCAAATCTCGCTACAAGCCCTTAGAATCACTGGGAAAATCCCAAGGCGTTCTGGGAAAATGATAAGGACGGAGCAGCGTGCGGTCAAGCCGTCCTCGCGCGTTTACAAGCCGCCCCGTGGACTTCTATGATGCCCGGGTCCCCGACATGTCGCCCCCGACCTCAACATTGGCTCTCGCGGCGGGAGTCTGCCTCGTTTCCGGGCTCGCCTGGGCGGGCCCTACCTTCAACGGCACCTTCCAGGGAGAGGCCTTCGGCCCCATCGAGTTGCGCTCGGATGGGGACCACCTGGTGGGCATGGCTCCGGCCGGTGGGCCCTGCCAGCGCCCGGCTGCCCAGCAGGCCCTGACCGGGGACTTCCAGGGCAACGTCTTCCTGGGCGAGGTGACGCTCTGCCAGACGGGGGACACGTGCAGTCCGTCCCAGTCCTACGTGGTCATGCTCGTCTACAACGTCGAGGAGCGGGCCCTGGGAGGCATGGTGAAGCTGGAGGGAGGCTGTGAGTCACCGGCCCTGCTCAAGAATGGACTGCTGCTGCTGCGGGCCCCGGACCAGGGCGCGGCGCTGACGCCCGTGACGGTCCAGGCGTCGGAGCGTCAAGCTCAGGCCCCCGCCCCCGCCCCATCCCCGGTCGCTGCGGTGTCCCCTCCGTCCGGAGGTGCCGCGCAGATTGCGGCGCAGCGCCGGCTGGAGCCGGTGGACGTGGCGGCCACCCTGAAGCAGGGGCTGTCCCAGCTGGCGCAGAACCCGATTGGCGCGTCGCAGCAGTTCCAGCTCGTGCTGGCGCAGGAGAAGGAGAAGAACAACGCCTGGGCGCTGATGGGCATGGGGGTGTCCTACTTCCTGCGGCGCCAGCACTCGGACGCGCTCACGTACCTGGACCGGGCGCGCGCCGCGGGCAGTCCGCAGGCGCGGGCGGAGGCGTTCTTCTGGACGGCGTGCGTGATGCGGGCGACGAAGGATCCGCGGATGGCGAACGAAGCGCTGCGCCGCGCGCTGAACGACGGCTGGTCTCCGCCGGAAGGCAACGCGCTGGTGGAGCGGGAGCTGCAACAGTTCGCCAATGAAGGAGCGGTGTACGAGCAGCTGTTGAAGCAGGCCCGCGGCAGTCGCAAGCGGACCCAGGGTCGAGAGTCGCAAGGAGCTGGAAGCGCCAGCCCGTGAACGCGCCGACCCCCGTGTCGAAGCCCGTCCGGGTCTTCGGCAACTACGAAATCCTGTCGCTGCTGGGCAAGGGCGGCATGGCCGAGGTGTACCGCGCGCGCGTGCGCAGCGGGCCGTACGCCGGGTGGACGGTGGCGCTCAAGCGGCTGCTGCCCGCGCTCACCCGGGACCCCGCGTCGGTGGATCTCTTCGCGCGCGAGGCGCACCTGTCGCGCCAGCTGGACCACCCCAACATCGTGAAGGTGCTGGACGCGGGGATGCTGGAGGACGTGTCCTTCCTGGTGATGGACCTGGTGGACGGGCGCGACCTGGGCCACATCCTCCGCCGGTGCAAGGCGCGCGGGATTCCGCTGCCCGTCGACTTCGCGGTGTACCTGGCCAAGGTGCTGATGGAGGCGCTGGCGTACGCGCACACCGCCACCGGGCCGGACGGTGAGCCGCTGGGCATCGTCCACTGCGATGTGTCTCCGTCCAACCTGTTCATCTCGCGGGTAGGGGAGATCAAGCTGGGCGACTTTGGCGTGTCGCGCGTCCTGGTGGACGGGAAGCTCCAGGGCGGTGAGGTCCTGGGCAAGCCGTACTACCTGTCCCCGGAGTCGCTGCAGGGCGCGGTGACGCCGGAGGCGGACCTGTGGGCCGCGAGCGTCGTGCTCTACGAACTGCTCACGCTGGGGCGTCCCTTCGTGGGCACCTCGCCTGAAGACGTCTTCGCCAGCATCCTGTCGCGCAAGTACCGCCCCTTGAGCGCCGTGCGTCCGGACGTGCCCAAGGCCCTGGACGCGGTGCTCGCGCGCGCCTTCGCGGAGAACCCCGAGGACCGCTTCCCCTCCGCGGAGGAGTACGCGCGGGCACTGTCGCCGCACTTCGACGAGCGTGTGGGGACGCCCCTGGCCATCGCGGCGGTGGTGCGCGGTCTGTTCGGCACCACCGACGAGATGCCGGCCTACCGGGGGCCTCCGCCGACAGGTTCCATGGACGGCGCCGAGTAGCCGGGCGGGCAGGGCTCCGGCGCGCGGGCTCCCGGACGGCGCGGGCCGCTGCGGAGCGTGCGCCAGATGATGACCTTTCCTCCCGCGAACACGCACCGGGAGGAACGATGGCGAACGAGCGCAAGCAGCAGCAGCCCGAACAGGACACCCCCACCCGCGAGACGCGGCACGGCGACGAGCGGCTGCCGCCCAAGCCCGACGAGGCCAAGGAGGGGATTCCTGGCTACGGCCAGCCCGACCCGGAGGTCCGCGAGAAGAACCTGCCCGACCAGAAGTGGTAGCCCCGCGCGCGACGCCGGGGCGGGGCTCAGCCCGTGGCGTCCAGGGCCCGCACGCGAGGGACGTGCGTGCACAGCGCCTCCACGACGCGCTCCACCTCGGCGGACGTGGTGGTGGGGCCCAGGCTGAAGCGGAGGCTGGCCCGCGCCTCGGTGGGGGACAGGCCCATGGCGCGCAGCACGTGGGACGGGGACAGCGTGCCGGAGGCGCAGGCCGCGCCCGACGACACGCAGATGCCCTCCAGGTCCAGCGCCATCAGGAGGGCTTCGCCCTCGACGGCCTCGAAGCGCAGGTTGCTCGTGTTGGGCACCCGGGGCGCGCCGGCGCCGTTCACCGTCACTCCGGGGAGCCGCTGGAGCACCTGCTGTTCGAACGCGTCGCGCAGCGCGCCGACCCGCATGGCGACCTGGGGCTGCTCCGCCGCGGCGAGCTCCAGGGCCAGGGCCAGGGCCTCGGCGTAGGGCACGTTCTGCGTGCCCCCGCGACGGCCGCCTTCCTGGTGTCCGGGCGTCAGCGCGCGCACGTCCACGCCCTTGCGCACCACCAGCACGCCCACGCCCTGCGGGCCTCCGAACTTGTGCGCGGAGAGGGAGAGCAGGTCCGCGTCCACCTCGCGCAGCGTGAGCGGCACCTTGCCCGCGGCCTGCACGGCGTCGGTGTGGAAGAGGATGCCTCGCTGGCGGCACGCGCGCGCGGCCTCCGCCACCGGCTGGAGCACGCCCGTCTCGTTGTTGGCCCACATCAACGAGCACAGCGCGGTGTCCGGCGTCAGCGCCTCCAGCACGGCCTCCAGCGGCACGCGGCCGTCGGGAGCGGGGGACAGCCGCACCACCTGCGCGCCTTCCTGCTCCAGCCGCGTGAGCGCCCCGAGCGCCGCGGGGTGCTCCACCGTGGAGGACACCACGCGGCGGCGCTCCTTCACCGGCCGGGCCGCGTACGCGCCCACCAGCGCCAGCGCGTCCGCCTCGCTGCCGGACGCGGTGAAGCAGAGCTCCTTGGGTTCACAGCCCAGGACGCGCGCCACCTTCGCCCGCGCCGCGTCCAGCCGGGCTCGTGCTTCGCGCCCGCCCGCGTGCACGCTGGACGCGTTGCCGAAGCCTCCCTGCGTGAAGGCCCGCGCGAGCAGCGTCCCCACTTCCGGGCGCACTGGCGCGGCGGCGTTGTGGTCCCAGTAGATCACGTGTCCTGCGCGGACAGCAGCGACACCGGCCGCTCCTCGGCGACGCCGAAGGCTTCCAGGAAGCGCGACACGACCTCGCGCTTGAGCGCCTTGCGCTTGTTGGCGCTGCCGGACAGGGGCAGCCGTGCGCCCGCCATGCTGCCGTGGCCGCCGGAGGAGCCGCCCAGGTCCTCGCACAGCTCGCGGATGAGGCGGCCCGCGTTCATGCGCCGGTCCTTCACCCGGAGGCTCAGGAACAGCTGGTTGCGGAAACTCCCGTACGCCAGGGACCACTTCATCCCCTCGAGGAACATCATCCGCTCGGCGACCTCCGCGACCATGTCCGGGGAGTAGACCTCCTCCAGGTCGGTGATGATGGCGGTGCCGTAGACCTTCGCCTTCTCGATGGACGTGTGGAACAGCTGGAAGAAGCGCGCGGGCAGCTCCGGGTGCTCGATCTGCCCCAGCAGCTGCTTGTCGCAGCGGGGGAACAGCCACAGGTAGCTGTCCACGTCGGTCTGGGTCGTCTCGCGGCCCAGGTCTCGGGTGTCCGCCTTGATGCCGTAGAAGAGCGCGGTGGCGATCTCCACGGACGGCTCCAGGCGCGCGGCCCGGAGGTACTCCACCAGCATCGTGGAGGTGGCGCCGAAGTCACCGCCCACGTCCGCGAAGGGCGACAGCAGGCTCTCCTCGCGCAGCGGGTGATGGTCCACCACCAGGTCCGCGCGGAAGCGCGGGGGCAGCGAGTGGTTGCGCACCGGCGGCTGCGTATCCACCAGGCCGAAGAGGTCGTACTGGCTGAAGTCCAGCTGGGACACGTGCGACACCGGCAGCCGCAGCACGCGCACGAAGGCGATGTTCTCCGCCCGGCCGATGATGCCGCCGTAGCCGACGTGGGCTTCGAGCCCCGCCTTGCGCTCCAGCAGGTGGGCGAGCGACACGGCTGCCGCGATGGAGTCGGGGTCCGGGTTGTCGTGCGTCAGGATGAGCGCCCGGCGGTGGCCCTTGGCCACTTGCAGCAGGCGGCCCAGCTTGTCGGCGGCAGGCAGCTTCGCGAGCCGCGCTGGCGGAGGCTCCGTGAGCTCGCCGCCGGCGGGCAGCTGGGAGCGGCGGCTTTGGATGGAGGGGGTCACAGGCATGGGGGTTCTTCTTTTACTTCCTCCGGCACGGGGATTCGAGAAGTCGGATGTTCTCCCCGTAACGTTCCGGACAGGGTGGTTGCAGCACCCCAATGGTGTCGACGAACCCCCCGGCCTTCACGGAAGAGCGGGGCGCCTTCGCGGCGCCCGCTCCCCCGGCAAGCCGTCCGCCGGTACCGGCTACTCGACGGTCTTGTACTTGCGGCCCAGGTCGCGGAAGTACTTCACGCCGTTGTCGAGCGAGTTCTCCATCGCGTCCATCAGCACCGTGCGGAAGGTGGCGACGGGCAGGCGGAAGGACTCGTAGTAGCGCTGCCGGTCGATGGAGTGGATGACCGCGGGCATGTAGCCGTTGCGCAGCAGGATGAGGTTGCTGCACATGCGCCCCACCTTCCCGCTGTGCTCGGTGAACGGGAAGATCTGCAGGAACTCGTGCTGCACCACCGCCGCCTGCTTGATGGGGTGGAACTCACGGAACTCCGCGCTGGCGGTGTGGTCCACGAGCTTCTCCAGCCG
Coding sequences within:
- a CDS encoding serine/threonine-protein kinase; this translates as MNAPTPVSKPVRVFGNYEILSLLGKGGMAEVYRARVRSGPYAGWTVALKRLLPALTRDPASVDLFAREAHLSRQLDHPNIVKVLDAGMLEDVSFLVMDLVDGRDLGHILRRCKARGIPLPVDFAVYLAKVLMEALAYAHTATGPDGEPLGIVHCDVSPSNLFISRVGEIKLGDFGVSRVLVDGKLQGGEVLGKPYYLSPESLQGAVTPEADLWAASVVLYELLTLGRPFVGTSPEDVFASILSRKYRPLSAVRPDVPKALDAVLARAFAENPEDRFPSAEEYARALSPHFDERVGTPLAIAAVVRGLFGTTDEMPAYRGPPPTGSMDGAE
- a CDS encoding EndoU domain-containing protein, with amino-acid sequence MRLSGSLACFFLALSMPPTVLAGSGVFVSDEPVDAVEQPESSKVVFAVEPGVSYPLVKKGGPARAWCKLQGPKAEGWVLCDGTPTEAVQKAPGTDALVSADHANTRQQQAARGGGVALSAVVKQLGSGAGAGIAGTEQEAGSPSSESSVEVRAPAGRVAAAAPGDAEACASTCDNAPLFAKAPALSALDREVLDLCPARPDASVSAGDVQRFFARHYDDARVQRALSAAGRPGTGSRQANLEWLTSLWVSTGPRNAFTHVFCGDDWQRGPIGGLHFLPRYAQLEAEGKVCYQGPGKGEQAIQGAQYAIRFKGLSPWSCGVKRLGGFSTSQDAVSIAAIGTRAFARCCARGGAKKEGGVYSAPDIGGGNWRIWCGTRNGTYGIATLHPTDEAATCAE
- the tyrS gene encoding tyrosine--tRNA ligase, which encodes MNPDALRKATPEEQYEEVTRGTVDLQVPEDLKKKLQRSYDKGKPLVIKAGFDPSRPDLHLGHSLLLTRMRRFQEFGHTVVFLIGDFTALIGDPTGKNATRPALTRDEVKVNSETYKQQVFKVLDPDKTVVKFNSEWLDALGTEGMIRLAARYSVQRMLERDDFKKRYRENRSISLHEFLYPLLQGWDSVALKADVELGATDQLFNLLVGRQLMKDEGLEPQVIMTGPILEGLDAKLVDGVITGDKMSKSLDNYVGIDEPADSIFGKLMSITDDLMWRYYKLLSSMPLKQVLELEERTRSGAAHPKAAKVAFAQEMASRFQGEEAGRKAAEDFEKRFAKKELSAEELPLVEVSLAGAEKLPVTKLLPETKLVASATEARKLMAQGGVRVNGEKVTDPKAELGAGEYTVQVGKLKAARVKLA
- a CDS encoding SDR family NAD(P)-dependent oxidoreductase, which translates into the protein MKPMNFRGRWVLITGASSGLGLEMARLLAKEHCAHIIAVARREDRLTALKAELEAAHGVQVLPLAADLSRPGEPARVFEAAMAGRTVDGVILNAGVTFYGMALEQQPESFDAMLATNITSVVRLSQLFAADFVRRGNGGALMLVGSMAGFSPLPYQTAYAATKSFIISFGRGLAHELRKAGVSVTVFAPGGIATEMLSLSGLDRKFKAGDLGIMSAEACARIAVEAFVRRRELAVPGVLNRFLALMMKLLPHALIVGRSAALYEGGLPKGPPAP
- a CDS encoding cysteine desulfurase family protein, which codes for MIYWDHNAAAPVRPEVGTLLARAFTQGGFGNASSVHAGGREARARLDAARAKVARVLGCEPKELCFTASGSEADALALVGAYAARPVKERRRVVSSTVEHPAALGALTRLEQEGAQVVRLSPAPDGRVPLEAVLEALTPDTALCSLMWANNETGVLQPVAEAARACRQRGILFHTDAVQAAGKVPLTLREVDADLLSLSAHKFGGPQGVGVLVVRKGVDVRALTPGHQEGGRRGGTQNVPYAEALALALELAAAEQPQVAMRVGALRDAFEQQVLQRLPGVTVNGAGAPRVPNTSNLRFEAVEGEALLMALDLEGICVSSGAACASGTLSPSHVLRAMGLSPTEARASLRFSLGPTTTSAEVERVVEALCTHVPRVRALDATG
- a CDS encoding 5-formyltetrahydrofolate cyclo-ligase codes for the protein MSETAVDTAAAAEKKVTLREELTARRKAMTNDLIDERGLKVQSRFLASPYYQKARTVALYAPIRGEVPTRDILIAALQDEKIVCYPLSHVHGRILAFRAIKSESELEPGRLGVREPSNSSDLIGVDQIDLFVVPGLGFSRDGKRLGRGGGYYDATLKAASPRSRRVGLAFSDQIVRDLPTTSDDVDMDQIVTEMEALRGLWRSFDFLDT
- a CDS encoding tetratricopeptide repeat protein, whose amino-acid sequence is MSPPTSTLALAAGVCLVSGLAWAGPTFNGTFQGEAFGPIELRSDGDHLVGMAPAGGPCQRPAAQQALTGDFQGNVFLGEVTLCQTGDTCSPSQSYVVMLVYNVEERALGGMVKLEGGCESPALLKNGLLLLRAPDQGAALTPVTVQASERQAQAPAPAPSPVAAVSPPSGGAAQIAAQRRLEPVDVAATLKQGLSQLAQNPIGASQQFQLVLAQEKEKNNAWALMGMGVSYFLRRQHSDALTYLDRARAAGSPQARAEAFFWTACVMRATKDPRMANEALRRALNDGWSPPEGNALVERELQQFANEGAVYEQLLKQARGSRKRTQGRESQGAGSASP
- a CDS encoding DHH family phosphoesterase, whose protein sequence is MPVTPSIQSRRSQLPAGGELTEPPPARLAKLPAADKLGRLLQVAKGHRRALILTHDNPDPDSIAAAVSLAHLLERKAGLEAHVGYGGIIGRAENIAFVRVLRLPVSHVSQLDFSQYDLFGLVDTQPPVRNHSLPPRFRADLVVDHHPLREESLLSPFADVGGDFGATSTMLVEYLRAARLEPSVEIATALFYGIKADTRDLGRETTQTDVDSYLWLFPRCDKQLLGQIEHPELPARFFQLFHTSIEKAKVYGTAIITDLEEVYSPDMVAEVAERMMFLEGMKWSLAYGSFRNQLFLSLRVKDRRMNAGRLIRELCEDLGGSSGGHGSMAGARLPLSGSANKRKALKREVVSRFLEAFGVAEERPVSLLSAQDT